One window of the Acaryochloris sp. CCMEE 5410 genome contains the following:
- a CDS encoding CTP synthase yields MTKFVFVTGGVVSSIGKGIVAASLGRLLKSRNYSVSILKLDPYINVDPGTMSPFQHGEVFVTDDGAETDLDLGHYERFTDTAMSRLNSVTTGSIYQSVLNKERRGDYEGGTVQVIPHITTEIKERIMRVAKQATPDVLITEIGGTVGDIESLPFLEAIRQFRKDVGRDNILYTHVTLMPWIPSAGEMKTKPTQHSVKELRSIGIQPDILVCRCDRPLSAGIKEKVSEFCDVPVEAVITSQDASSIYAVPLILEQEGLAQQVLKFMHLEQRRPDLTQWQALVHQLDHPSQTIEVALVGKYVQLSDAYLSVVESLQHAAVAQGIAVQIRWVNSEDIEAHGPDRYLAGAAGIIVPGGFGIRGVDGKIAAIQYARDHQVPFLGLCLGMQCAVIEWARHVSGLSDANSAEFNPDTRNPVINLLPEQQDVVDLGGTMRLGLYPCRLVPDTLAARLYPQETIVYERHRHRYEFNNAYRPLFLESGYVVSGTSPDGRLVEMIELPSHPFFIATQFHPEFRSRPNDPHPLFAGLVGACLAANGNNANHQESAPAEPLVSEPLSS; encoded by the coding sequence ATGACAAAGTTCGTATTTGTGACCGGTGGAGTGGTTTCCAGTATTGGCAAAGGAATTGTGGCGGCTAGCTTAGGGAGGCTGCTCAAATCCCGCAACTACTCCGTCTCCATTTTGAAGCTTGACCCCTATATCAACGTCGATCCAGGGACCATGAGCCCGTTCCAGCATGGTGAAGTCTTTGTCACCGATGATGGTGCTGAAACCGATTTAGACTTAGGTCACTATGAGCGCTTTACCGATACAGCCATGTCCCGACTGAATAGCGTCACCACGGGGTCGATTTACCAGTCCGTCTTAAATAAAGAGCGGCGGGGTGATTATGAAGGGGGCACGGTACAAGTGATCCCACATATCACAACTGAGATCAAAGAACGGATTATGCGGGTGGCGAAACAAGCGACTCCCGATGTTCTAATTACAGAGATTGGTGGCACGGTAGGGGATATTGAGTCCTTACCGTTTCTAGAAGCCATTCGTCAATTCCGCAAAGATGTGGGCCGGGACAATATCCTCTATACCCACGTCACCTTGATGCCGTGGATCCCTTCAGCAGGGGAAATGAAAACCAAACCTACCCAGCACTCCGTTAAAGAACTGCGCTCCATCGGTATTCAGCCCGATATTCTCGTCTGTCGCTGCGATCGCCCCCTCTCTGCAGGCATCAAAGAAAAAGTATCAGAATTTTGTGACGTTCCTGTTGAGGCAGTGATCACCTCTCAAGATGCCAGCAGTATTTACGCTGTCCCCCTCATTCTGGAACAAGAAGGCCTAGCCCAGCAGGTTCTCAAGTTTATGCACTTAGAACAACGGCGGCCTGATTTAACGCAATGGCAAGCCCTGGTTCACCAGCTCGATCATCCTTCACAAACCATTGAAGTTGCGTTAGTCGGGAAGTACGTGCAGCTCAGTGATGCCTATTTATCAGTTGTAGAATCCCTGCAACATGCTGCCGTTGCTCAAGGGATTGCCGTTCAGATTCGTTGGGTCAATTCAGAAGACATCGAAGCCCATGGCCCAGATCGATATCTAGCAGGCGCGGCGGGCATTATTGTTCCGGGTGGTTTTGGCATTCGGGGTGTCGATGGCAAAATTGCTGCGATTCAATATGCTCGGGACCATCAAGTTCCCTTTCTAGGACTCTGTTTGGGCATGCAGTGCGCGGTCATTGAATGGGCCCGTCATGTTTCTGGCTTAAGTGATGCGAACAGTGCTGAATTTAATCCAGACACGCGCAACCCTGTTATTAACCTCCTACCTGAGCAGCAAGATGTGGTGGATCTGGGAGGAACCATGCGGTTGGGCTTATATCCTTGCCGTCTCGTCCCCGATACCCTAGCCGCTCGCCTGTATCCCCAAGAGACGATCGTGTATGAGCGCCATCGGCATCGCTATGAATTTAACAATGCTTATCGGCCCTTATTTTTAGAATCCGGCTATGTGGTTAGCGGAACCTCTCCCGATGGTCGCCTAGTCGAGATGATTGAACTCCCCTCCCATCCCTTCTT